One genomic segment of Candidatus Fukatsuia endosymbiont of Tuberolachnus salignus includes these proteins:
- the rsmC gene encoding 16S rRNA (guanine(1207)-N(2))-methyltransferase RsmC has product MSTLTPASEMILRHRDEFAQRSILFAGDLQDNLPAQFKAAKVQVHTSQYHHWQALKNTLEEKVQFGLLASRNMIAECNTLLYYWPKSKQEAEFQLSNLLSLLAIGSDIFIIGENRSGVRSVEKMLTPMTTLRKTDRARRCGLYYGRLDRQVEFDHNSWWHNYQVGDTIIKTLPGVFSRDGLDAGSQLLLSTFRPNLEGNVLDIASGSGVLAAILAKHSPKIKLTLSDVSAAAIEASRATLIINNIEAKVIASNLYSDIDGRFDLIISNPPFHEGLQTSLHTTERLIHGAKAHLNIGGKLRIVANAFLPYPSLLDATFGSHETLAQNGRFKVYQATLSRQRNQ; this is encoded by the coding sequence ATGTCAACACTAACCCCCGCCAGTGAAATGATACTGCGCCATCGTGATGAATTTGCTCAACGCTCTATTTTATTTGCCGGTGATTTACAAGACAACCTACCAGCACAATTCAAAGCAGCAAAAGTGCAGGTTCACACTAGTCAGTATCATCATTGGCAAGCACTAAAAAATACTTTAGAAGAAAAAGTTCAATTTGGCCTACTAGCAAGTAGAAATATGATTGCAGAGTGCAATACGTTACTTTATTACTGGCCAAAAAGTAAACAAGAAGCCGAATTTCAACTGTCCAACCTACTTTCTTTGCTAGCAATCGGTAGCGATATTTTTATTATCGGAGAAAACCGTAGCGGTGTGCGCAGCGTAGAAAAAATGCTGACCCCTATGACAACACTGAGAAAAACTGACCGTGCACGCCGTTGTGGACTTTATTATGGTCGCTTGGATAGACAGGTCGAATTTGATCATAATAGTTGGTGGCATAACTACCAGGTTGGTGACACGATAATAAAAACTCTGCCAGGTGTTTTTAGCCGTGATGGCTTGGATGCAGGTAGCCAATTACTACTTTCCACTTTCAGACCAAATCTAGAAGGAAACGTGTTGGATATCGCGTCTGGTAGTGGTGTATTAGCCGCAATTTTGGCTAAACATTCACCCAAAATTAAGCTGACCCTCAGCGACGTTAGTGCTGCCGCGATCGAAGCCAGTCGTGCCACTTTAATCATCAACAATATTGAAGCAAAAGTGATCGCCAGTAACCTTTATTCTGATATTGACGGTCGTTTTGATCTCATTATCTCTAATCCGCCATTTCATGAAGGATTACAAACCAGCCTACACACCACAGAGAGGCTGATCCACGGTGCCAAGGCACATCTCAATATCGGCGGAAAATTGCGTATTGTCGCGAATGCGTTTTTGCCTTATCCCTCTCTGCTCGATGCCACCTTCGGCAGCCATGAAACCCTTGCGCAGAATGGTCGCTTCAAGGTCTATCAAGCCACGTTAAGCAGACAGAGAAATCAATAG
- a CDS encoding DNA polymerase III subunit psi yields MASRRDWLLQQLGITQWTLYRPTVLRGDVTINLPKNIRLLIVAQSLPNCADPVLCDVLLSLHLTPWQTYSLTPYQAMMLPKETQCNSWRLGIDEPLAVEGVQLYSPALVELYQDVHAKRALWQQICQYEADFYPDASRSGACLPD; encoded by the coding sequence ATGGCATCAAGACGAGACTGGCTGTTACAACAGCTTGGGATAACGCAGTGGACACTGTATCGCCCAACCGTCTTGCGGGGTGATGTTACCATTAATTTGCCAAAAAATATTCGCTTACTGATTGTGGCACAGTCGTTGCCTAATTGTGCTGATCCGGTGCTCTGTGATGTTTTACTGAGTTTGCATCTCACTCCTTGGCAGACTTACAGTTTGACGCCGTATCAGGCCATGATGTTGCCAAAGGAAACTCAGTGCAATAGTTGGCGTTTAGGCATTGATGAACCTTTAGCGGTTGAGGGTGTGCAATTATATAGCCCGGCTTTGGTCGAACTTTATCAAGATGTGCACGCCAAACGTGCACTTTGGCAGCAGATTTGTCAATATGAAGCAGATTTCTATCCTGACGCCAGCAGATCTGGCGCATGCCTACCAGATTGA
- the sdhD gene encoding succinate dehydrogenase membrane anchor subunit, whose protein sequence is MVGNASALGRNGVHDWLLLRASAIIILLYILYLFGFIATVPHITYEIWRSFFSLTLTKVFTLLTLLSILVHAWIGLWQVLTDYVKPLAIRLVLQLVVVIALLVYLLYGTIVIWGI, encoded by the coding sequence ATGGTAGGCAATGCCTCTGCGTTAGGGCGTAATGGTGTACATGATTGGTTGTTACTGCGTGCTTCCGCAATTATTATTCTTTTATACATTCTTTATCTCTTCGGCTTTATTGCCACTGTTCCGCATATCACCTATGAAATTTGGCGCAGTTTTTTCTCTTTGACCCTCACTAAGGTGTTTACCCTGCTGACATTGCTCTCGATTCTAGTGCATGCTTGGATCGGGTTGTGGCAAGTACTTACTGACTATGTCAAGCCTCTGGCGATACGACTGGTATTACAACTGGTGGTCGTTATCGCATTGTTGGTTTATTTACTGTACGGAACCATTGTGATATGGGGTATTTAA
- the rimI gene encoding ribosomal protein S18-alanine N-acetyltransferase: MKQISILTPADLAHAYQIEQTSHAFPWTEKIFTSNQGKLYLNYKLSIDHRIVGFVITQKVRDEATLFNIAIDPQHQRRGYGRLLLEYLLEQLMVHSVITVWLEVRESNVGAIALYENLGFNQVSLRHNYYPCAHGREHAVIMALSVA, from the coding sequence ATGAAGCAGATTTCTATCCTGACGCCAGCAGATCTGGCGCATGCCTACCAGATTGAGCAAACCAGTCATGCTTTCCCGTGGACGGAAAAAATTTTTACCAGCAATCAAGGTAAGTTATATCTTAACTATAAATTAAGTATCGATCATCGAATAGTGGGTTTTGTCATTACACAAAAAGTACGGGACGAAGCGACATTATTTAATATTGCCATTGATCCACAGCATCAGCGTCGCGGCTATGGTCGTTTGTTGCTTGAGTATTTGCTTGAACAGCTAATGGTGCATAGTGTTATTACTGTGTGGCTAGAGGTGCGTGAGTCAAATGTTGGAGCCATTGCTCTGTATGAAAATTTGGGTTTTAATCAGGTTTCTCTACGGCACAACTATTATCCCTGCGCGCATGGACGCGAACATGCAGTTATCATGGCGTTATCTGTAGCTTAG
- a CDS encoding succinate dehydrogenase iron-sulfur subunit, whose protein sequence is MKLEFSIYRYNPDVDNAPHMQDYSLETVEGRDMMLLDALIQLKEKDPTLAFRRSCREGVCGSDGLNMNGKNGLACITPLSTLTRGNKKVVIRPLPGLPVVRDLVVDMGQFYTQYEKIKPYLLNDGKNPPAREHLQSPQERAKLDGLYECILCACCSTSCPSFWWNPDKFVGPAGLLAAYRFLIDSRDTATQSRLDDLDDAFSVFRCHSIMNCVSVCPKGLNPTRAIGHIKSMLLQRSA, encoded by the coding sequence ATGAAACTCGAATTTTCAATTTATCGTTACAATCCAGATGTAGATAATGCACCACATATGCAAGATTATAGCCTGGAAACGGTAGAGGGTCGGGATATGATGTTGCTGGATGCACTTATCCAATTAAAAGAAAAAGATCCGACCTTGGCTTTCCGCCGTTCATGTCGTGAGGGCGTCTGTGGCTCTGATGGTCTGAATATGAATGGTAAAAATGGCCTAGCCTGTATCACGCCCTTATCAACGCTGACGAGAGGTAATAAAAAGGTCGTCATTCGTCCACTGCCGGGTTTACCGGTGGTGCGTGATTTGGTGGTCGATATGGGGCAGTTTTATACTCAATACGAGAAAATCAAGCCGTATCTGCTCAATGATGGCAAAAATCCGCCGGCGCGCGAACATTTACAGTCGCCGCAAGAACGAGCAAAACTGGATGGATTGTATGAATGTATTCTCTGTGCCTGTTGTTCAACATCCTGTCCGTCATTTTGGTGGAACCCAGATAAATTTGTTGGTCCCGCAGGGTTACTGGCAGCCTATCGTTTCCTGATCGATAGCAGGGACACGGCAACACAATCACGTTTGGATGATTTAGACGACGCTTTTAGCGTTTTTCGCTGCCACAGTATTATGAATTGTGTCAGTGTTTGTCCTAAAGGTCTTAATCCAACGCGGGCAATCGGCCACATTAAGTCAATGTTGCTGCAGCGCAGTGCATAA
- the fabB gene encoding beta-ketoacyl-ACP synthase I → MKRAVITGLGIISSIGNNQKEVLASLEAGRSGITSSQEFKDAGMRSQVWGNIKYETDPIHLIERKVSRFMSHASVYAYLAMQEAIENSGLEPDQISNERSGLVVGSGGGSPKNQVAGSNAMCSRGLKGVGPYMVTKAMASGVSACLATPFKIKGVNYSISSACATSAHCIGHAVELIQLGKQDVVFAGGGEELCWEMACEFDAMGALSTKYNDEPEKASRPYDQDRDGFVIAGGGGMVVVEELEHALKRGAHIYAEIIGYGATSDGDNMVAPSGEGAVRCMRMAMTGMDGDTSIDYINVHGTSTPLGDLKELGAIETVFGNHTPAISATKALTGHSLGAAGVHETIYTLLMVEHGFIAPSINIDNIDEAARGMNIITEMTKRELTTVMSNSFGFGGTNATLVMRKYPAHLNL, encoded by the coding sequence ATGAAACGTGCGGTGATCACTGGCCTAGGTATTATTTCCAGCATAGGTAATAACCAGAAGGAAGTGCTAGCATCTTTGGAAGCAGGACGTTCTGGCATCACTTCATCGCAAGAGTTTAAAGATGCCGGTATGCGGAGCCAGGTATGGGGTAACATTAAATACGAGACCGATCCTATTCATTTGATTGAACGCAAGGTGTCACGTTTTATGAGCCATGCATCCGTTTATGCTTACCTCGCCATGCAAGAAGCCATTGAAAATTCCGGCCTCGAACCTGACCAGATATCCAATGAACGTAGTGGTCTGGTGGTCGGTTCTGGTGGGGGGTCTCCCAAAAATCAAGTTGCCGGCTCCAATGCAATGTGTTCTCGTGGTTTGAAAGGTGTTGGCCCTTATATGGTGACTAAAGCGATGGCTTCTGGGGTTTCAGCTTGTTTAGCAACCCCTTTTAAGATCAAGGGCGTAAATTATTCCATTAGCTCTGCCTGTGCTACCTCTGCTCACTGTATCGGTCACGCCGTTGAATTGATCCAGCTGGGTAAACAAGATGTGGTTTTTGCTGGTGGAGGTGAAGAGCTTTGCTGGGAAATGGCGTGTGAATTCGATGCTATGGGTGCACTTTCGACCAAATATAACGACGAACCGGAGAAAGCTTCACGTCCTTACGATCAGGATCGAGATGGTTTTGTTATCGCCGGTGGCGGCGGTATGGTGGTAGTTGAAGAGCTTGAACACGCGTTAAAGCGTGGTGCTCATATCTATGCTGAAATCATTGGCTATGGTGCAACTTCTGATGGTGACAATATGGTGGCACCTTCCGGTGAAGGCGCCGTTCGTTGCATGAGAATGGCAATGACAGGTATGGATGGTGATACCTCCATCGACTATATCAATGTACACGGCACTTCCACACCTTTGGGTGATCTGAAAGAATTAGGTGCTATCGAAACAGTCTTTGGCAATCACACACCAGCGATCTCAGCAACCAAAGCACTGACCGGCCACTCTTTAGGTGCCGCGGGGGTACATGAAACCATTTATACTTTACTAATGGTTGAACACGGTTTTATCGCCCCTAGTATCAATATCGACAACATCGACGAAGCGGCACGAGGCATGAACATCATTACCGAAATGACGAAGCGTGAATTAACCACAGTGATGTCGAACAGCTTTGGTTTTGGTGGTACTAACGCCACCTTGGTAATGCGCAAATACCCAGCACATCTTAATTTGTAA
- the sdhA gene encoding succinate dehydrogenase flavoprotein subunit produces the protein MKLPVRAFDAVVIGAGGAGMRAALQISQMGLSCALISKVFPTRSHTVSAQGGITVALGNNHEDNWEWHMYDTVKGSDYIGDQDAIEYMCKTGQEAVLELEHMGLPFSRLDDGRIYQRPFGGQSLNFGGGQAARTAAAADRTGHALLHTLYQQNLKNHTTIFSEWYALDLVKNQDNAIVGCTAICIESGEVVYFKARATILATGGAGRIYQSTTNAYINTGDGVGMALRAGVPVQDMEMWQFHPTGIAGAGVLVTEGCRGEGGYLLNKQGERFMERYAPNAKDLAGRDVVARSIMIEIREGRGCDGPWGPHAQLKLDHLGKEVLESRLPGILELSRTFAHVDPVKEPIPVIPTCHYMMGGIPTKVSGQAITVNEKGEDVVIPGLFAVGEIACVSVHGANRLGGNSLLDLIVFGRAAGMHLEESLQEQGVSRDASESDIEASLQRMNRWQSTRTGEDPVTIRKDLQSCMQNNFSVFREGDAMAKGLAELKDIRERLKNARLDDTSSEFNTQRIECLELDNLMETAFSTAVSANFRTESRGAHSRFDFPERDDANWLCHSLYMPQTESMTRREVNMQPKLRAPFPPKVRSY, from the coding sequence ATGAAACTGCCCGTCAGAGCGTTTGACGCTGTTGTTATCGGCGCTGGTGGTGCCGGTATGCGTGCTGCACTACAGATTTCTCAAATGGGGCTATCTTGTGCACTGATATCTAAAGTTTTTCCTACTCGTTCTCATACAGTATCGGCGCAGGGTGGTATCACCGTCGCGCTGGGTAATAATCATGAAGATAATTGGGAATGGCACATGTATGACACCGTTAAAGGCTCCGATTATATCGGTGATCAAGATGCCATCGAATACATGTGTAAAACTGGTCAAGAAGCAGTGCTAGAACTCGAGCATATGGGGTTACCTTTTTCTCGTTTAGACGATGGACGTATTTATCAACGTCCTTTCGGTGGGCAATCTCTCAATTTTGGCGGCGGGCAGGCGGCACGCACTGCCGCGGCAGCTGACCGTACAGGGCACGCTTTGCTACACACCCTCTATCAGCAGAACCTAAAAAATCACACTACCATTTTTTCTGAATGGTATGCACTGGATCTGGTCAAGAATCAAGACAATGCTATCGTTGGTTGTACTGCCATTTGCATCGAAAGCGGCGAGGTAGTTTATTTTAAGGCACGTGCCACTATCTTGGCTACTGGGGGAGCTGGACGTATTTATCAATCTACCACCAATGCTTACATTAATACCGGCGATGGCGTAGGTATGGCGTTACGTGCGGGTGTTCCGGTGCAAGATATGGAGATGTGGCAGTTTCATCCGACAGGCATCGCTGGTGCCGGCGTATTGGTCACTGAAGGATGTCGCGGCGAAGGCGGCTATCTGCTGAATAAGCAGGGCGAGCGCTTTATGGAACGTTACGCCCCTAATGCCAAAGATTTGGCAGGGCGTGATGTGGTAGCACGTTCCATCATGATCGAAATCCGCGAGGGTCGCGGTTGTGACGGTCCCTGGGGGCCACATGCTCAGTTAAAACTGGATCACCTAGGTAAAGAAGTACTGGAATCACGTCTGCCAGGTATTCTTGAGCTATCACGCACCTTTGCACATGTAGATCCAGTAAAAGAACCCATTCCGGTTATTCCCACCTGCCACTATATGATGGGTGGTATTCCAACAAAAGTCAGTGGTCAGGCCATTACCGTTAATGAAAAAGGAGAGGATGTGGTGATACCAGGTTTGTTTGCCGTGGGGGAAATTGCCTGTGTTTCTGTACATGGGGCTAATCGTCTCGGCGGTAATTCACTACTGGATCTCATTGTATTTGGTCGTGCCGCCGGTATGCATTTAGAAGAATCACTGCAGGAACAAGGTGTAAGCCGTGATGCCAGTGAATCTGATATTGAAGCTTCTTTGCAACGGATGAACCGTTGGCAGAGTACCCGTACTGGCGAAGATCCCGTTACAATCCGCAAAGATCTACAATCTTGCATGCAAAATAACTTCTCTGTATTCCGTGAAGGGGATGCAATGGCGAAAGGGTTAGCCGAACTGAAAGACATTCGTGAACGTCTGAAAAATGCGCGTTTGGATGATACCTCCAGCGAGTTTAATACTCAGCGTATTGAGTGTCTTGAACTGGATAATCTGATGGAAACCGCGTTTTCAACAGCCGTATCGGCCAATTTCCGCACTGAAAGTCGGGGCGCCCATAGTCGTTTCGACTTTCCAGAACGTGATGATGCTAATTGGCTATGTCACTCATTATACATGCCACAAACCGAAAGCATGACACGGCGTGAAGTGAATATGCAGCCAAAGCTACGCGCGCCCTTTCCGCCAAAAGTACGCTCTTACTGA
- the sucA gene encoding 2-oxoglutarate dehydrogenase E1 component — translation MQNGTMKAWLDSSYLAGANQSYIEQLYEDFLINPASVDDSWRMIFNQLPTTTERKPDQLHSQTRDYFRRLAQNATRHHSPISDPDTDAKQVRVLQLINAFRFRGYQHANLDPLGLWQQEPVPDLDPAYHHLTEGDFQETFNVGSFVIGKETMKLADLYDALKQTYCGSIGTEYMHITNTEEKRWIQQRIESVVGESMFEEHEKRRFLDELTAAEGLERYLGAKFPGAKRFSLEGGDSLVTLLKEMIRYAGKNGTREVVLGMAHRGRLNVLINVLGKRPDDLFDEFAGKHKENLGTGDVKYHQGFSSDITTDGGLVHLALAFNPSHLEIVSPVVIGSVRARRDRLDKTQSDGVLPITIHGDAAITGQGVVQETLNMSQARGYEVGGTVRIVINNQIGFTTSNPQDARSTQYCTDIAKMVQAPIFHVNADDPEAVAFVTRVALDFRNEFKRDVMIDLVCYRRHGHNEADEPSATQPVMYQKIKKHPTPRKIYADKLIEQKIINQEDATERVNLYRDALDRGDCVVEEWRPMTLNSATWSPYLNHEWDAKYPNKVDKARLKELAESISKVPLEVKMQSRVAKIYSDRTEMAGGNKAFDWGAAETLAYATLADEGIPVRLSGEDAGRGTFFHRHAVVHNQENGSVYVPLANIKKTQGEFQVWDSVLSEEAVLAFEYGYATAEPRTLTIWEAQFGDFANGAQVVIDQFISSGEQKWGRMCGLVMLLPHGYEGQGPEHSSARLERYLQLCAEQNMQVCIPSTPAQVYHMLRRQALRSMRRPLVVMSPKSLLRHPLATSSLDELASGCFQPAIDEIDKLKANEVKRVVMCSGKVYYDLLEQRRKNNQTDVAIIRIEQPYPFPHEAIELLLKKYVGVRDFVWCQEEPLNQGAWYCSQHNFREVIPHDASLRYAGRPASASPAVGYMSVHQKQQRDLVNDALNIE, via the coding sequence ATGCAGAACGGCACCATGAAGGCTTGGCTGGATTCCTCCTATCTGGCTGGCGCGAATCAGTCTTATATAGAACAGCTCTATGAAGATTTTTTAATCAACCCTGCTTCCGTTGACGATAGTTGGCGTATGATTTTTAATCAACTGCCAACGACGACGGAAAGAAAACCTGATCAACTTCATTCGCAAACACGTGATTATTTCCGCCGTCTGGCACAAAATGCCACTCGTCATCACTCCCCGATTAGCGATCCTGATACTGATGCTAAGCAAGTCAGGGTGTTGCAGCTGATCAATGCCTTCCGCTTTCGTGGTTACCAACACGCAAATCTTGATCCCCTTGGTTTATGGCAACAAGAACCTGTTCCTGATCTTGATCCCGCCTATCATCATTTGACTGAAGGCGATTTTCAGGAAACGTTTAATGTCGGTTCTTTTGTTATCGGCAAAGAAACCATGAAATTAGCTGATCTATATGATGCTCTTAAGCAGACTTACTGTGGTTCGATCGGCACTGAGTACATGCATATTACCAATACTGAAGAAAAACGCTGGATCCAACAGCGCATTGAATCAGTAGTGGGTGAATCTATGTTCGAAGAACATGAAAAACGCCGTTTTCTCGACGAACTCACTGCAGCTGAAGGTCTAGAACGTTATCTTGGAGCAAAGTTCCCAGGCGCTAAACGTTTTTCATTGGAGGGCGGTGATTCACTGGTCACTTTACTAAAAGAAATGATCCGTTATGCCGGTAAAAACGGCACCCGTGAAGTCGTACTAGGCATGGCTCATCGTGGGCGTTTAAATGTTCTTATCAACGTGTTGGGTAAAAGACCCGACGATTTATTTGATGAATTTGCCGGTAAACATAAAGAAAATTTGGGCACCGGTGACGTTAAATATCACCAGGGCTTTTCATCTGATATAACAACAGACGGCGGCCTGGTTCACCTCGCGTTAGCTTTTAACCCATCCCATTTAGAAATTGTCAGCCCGGTAGTGATAGGCTCGGTACGTGCCCGTCGTGATCGTCTGGATAAAACACAAAGTGATGGGGTACTGCCGATCACTATTCACGGGGATGCTGCAATTACTGGCCAAGGTGTGGTGCAAGAAACACTGAATATGTCACAGGCTCGTGGTTACGAAGTGGGAGGTACCGTACGTATTGTGATTAATAATCAGATTGGTTTTACTACCTCTAACCCGCAAGATGCCCGCTCTACACAATATTGCACCGATATTGCCAAGATGGTACAAGCGCCGATTTTTCACGTTAATGCTGATGATCCTGAAGCTGTTGCCTTTGTCACCCGCGTAGCATTAGATTTTCGTAACGAATTTAAACGCGACGTGATGATTGATCTCGTCTGTTATCGTCGACACGGCCATAACGAAGCGGATGAGCCCAGTGCGACACAACCGGTTATGTATCAGAAAATCAAAAAACACCCCACTCCGCGCAAAATCTATGCTGATAAGCTAATTGAACAAAAAATAATTAATCAGGAAGATGCGACGGAAAGAGTCAATTTATACCGTGATGCTTTGGATCGCGGTGATTGCGTCGTCGAAGAATGGCGTCCGATGACATTGAACTCTGCCACTTGGTCTCCTTATCTCAATCACGAATGGGACGCCAAATACCCCAATAAAGTCGACAAAGCACGTTTAAAAGAGCTAGCCGAGTCTATTAGCAAAGTGCCGCTGGAAGTCAAAATGCAATCCCGCGTCGCTAAAATTTACAGTGATCGCACCGAAATGGCGGGAGGAAATAAAGCATTTGACTGGGGTGCCGCGGAAACGTTGGCCTACGCTACCCTGGCTGATGAAGGTATTCCTGTGCGTCTATCTGGTGAAGATGCCGGACGCGGTACTTTTTTCCATCGTCATGCCGTTGTTCATAACCAGGAAAACGGCTCTGTTTATGTACCATTAGCGAATATCAAGAAGACACAAGGCGAGTTTCAAGTATGGGATTCCGTGTTATCAGAAGAAGCGGTATTGGCCTTTGAATACGGCTATGCGACAGCTGAGCCACGCACCCTGACTATTTGGGAAGCCCAATTTGGTGACTTTGCCAATGGAGCGCAGGTGGTTATCGACCAGTTCATCAGCTCAGGCGAACAAAAATGGGGCAGGATGTGTGGTCTGGTGATGCTATTGCCGCACGGTTATGAAGGGCAAGGCCCTGAACATTCCTCGGCGCGTTTGGAGCGTTATCTGCAGCTCTGTGCTGAACAAAATATGCAAGTGTGTATTCCGTCAACACCCGCACAGGTTTATCACATGCTGCGTCGTCAAGCCTTGCGTAGTATGCGCCGCCCCTTGGTGGTCATGTCACCGAAATCATTGCTACGTCATCCATTGGCTACCTCTTCTCTTGATGAGTTGGCTAGTGGCTGTTTCCAACCCGCAATAGATGAAATTGATAAATTGAAAGCGAATGAGGTCAAACGTGTCGTTATGTGTTCAGGCAAAGTCTACTATGATTTATTGGAACAGCGCCGTAAAAATAATCAAACAGATGTCGCCATTATACGTATCGAGCAGCCTTATCCGTTTCCACATGAAGCCATCGAACTGTTGCTGAAAAAATATGTTGGAGTACGTGATTTTGTTTGGTGTCAGGAAGAGCCACTCAACCAAGGAGCCTGGTATTGTAGCCAACATAATTTCCGCGAAGTGATACCACATGATGCCTCTTTACGTTATGCCGGTCGTCCCGCTTCGGCGTCACCGGCCGTGGGTTATATGTCAGTACATCAGAAACAGCAACGAGATCTGGTGAATGACGCGCTGAACATTGAGTAG
- the sdhC gene encoding succinate dehydrogenase cytochrome b556 subunit produces the protein MPVTAIASILHRISGIITFAAVGILLWLLSISLSSQEGFMQAATILSSPVVKFIFWGILTALAYHICGGIRHLLMDFGYIEENLATGTRSAQVAMMLTLVLSILAGVLLW, from the coding sequence ATGCCTGTTACTGCGATAGCGTCCATCTTACACCGTATCTCCGGCATAATCACCTTCGCCGCCGTCGGTATCCTCCTGTGGTTGTTGAGTATTTCTCTTTCTTCTCAAGAAGGATTTATGCAAGCTGCTACCATTCTGAGTAGCCCCGTGGTCAAATTTATTTTTTGGGGAATACTCACCGCACTTGCCTATCACATTTGTGGAGGCATACGTCACTTATTAATGGATTTCGGTTATATCGAAGAAAATTTAGCAACAGGTACCCGCTCTGCCCAAGTGGCAATGATGCTAACCTTAGTGCTATCAATTTTGGCTGGGGTGCTTCTATGGTAG
- the odhB gene encoding 2-oxoglutarate dehydrogenase complex dihydrolipoyllysine-residue succinyltransferase produces MSSVEILVPDLPESVADATVATWHKKPGDAVQRDEILLEIETDKVILEVPASQSGILGDVLQDEGATVTAKQAVGSILSSDSSNKTTEQKPPEKKTENNITQDQPVNPTEVANDTLSPAIRRLIAEHNLDASTIKGSGVGGRITREDVDQCLAHRKNSTESKIKSDIPVLGQRSEKRVPMTRLRKRVAERLLEAKNNTAMLTTFNEINMKPIMDLRQQYGESFEKRHGVRLGFMSFYIKAVLEALKRYPEVNASIDGTDVVYHSYFDISIAVSTPRGLVTPVLRDVDALHMAEIEKQIKALAVKGRDGKLTVEELTGGNFTITNGGVFGSLMSTPIINPPQSAILGMHTIKDRPMAVDGQVVILPMMYLALSYDHRLIDGRESVGFLVTVKEILEDPIRLLLDI; encoded by the coding sequence ATGAGTAGCGTAGAGATTTTGGTTCCTGATCTACCTGAATCCGTCGCTGATGCGACAGTGGCCACCTGGCATAAAAAACCAGGCGATGCTGTCCAGCGTGATGAAATTCTGCTAGAAATTGAAACTGATAAGGTGATTTTAGAAGTACCGGCCAGCCAATCGGGTATTTTGGGTGATGTTTTACAAGATGAAGGGGCCACCGTGACTGCGAAACAGGCTGTTGGCTCTATTCTTTCAAGTGATAGTTCAAATAAAACAACAGAACAGAAACCGCCAGAAAAGAAGACCGAGAATAATATCACTCAGGATCAACCCGTTAACCCAACAGAAGTGGCTAACGATACGCTTAGCCCTGCCATTCGTCGTTTGATAGCAGAGCATAATCTGGATGCCAGTACAATTAAAGGCAGTGGTGTCGGTGGTCGTATCACACGTGAAGATGTCGATCAATGTTTAGCCCATCGGAAAAACTCAACGGAATCAAAGATAAAATCTGACATCCCTGTGCTAGGTCAACGCAGTGAAAAGCGGGTACCAATGACACGTCTGCGCAAACGGGTCGCTGAACGTTTGCTGGAAGCAAAAAACAATACCGCCATGTTGACTACCTTTAATGAAATCAACATGAAGCCAATTATGGATCTGCGTCAACAATATGGCGAATCTTTTGAGAAACGCCACGGTGTTCGTTTAGGTTTTATGTCTTTCTATATCAAGGCAGTGCTTGAAGCGCTAAAACGCTACCCAGAAGTGAATGCTTCCATCGATGGTACAGATGTGGTGTATCACAGCTATTTTGATATCAGTATTGCGGTTTCCACGCCACGAGGTTTGGTCACCCCCGTGCTACGTGATGTTGACGCCCTGCATATGGCAGAGATTGAAAAACAAATCAAAGCACTCGCAGTAAAAGGGCGTGATGGCAAACTAACAGTAGAAGAATTAACCGGCGGTAATTTCACCATTACCAATGGCGGCGTATTCGGCTCCTTGATGTCAACACCGATCATCAACCCGCCACAAAGTGCGATCCTCGGGATGCATACGATTAAAGATCGTCCGATGGCGGTCGATGGTCAGGTGGTGATCCTTCCTATGATGTATTTGGCACTTTCTTATGATCACCGTTTGATCGATGGTCGAGAATCAGTAGGCTTCCTGGTTACAGTAAAAGAAATACTGGAAGATCCCATTCGTTTGCTACTCGACATATAA